The window CGCGAGCCTGCCGAATCTCGGCGTCAACGCCTGCCGCGCGGCGAACGGCTTCGCGGCGTCGCTTGACGAGGCGCTCCACGCCGCCTTCCCCGAGACCGACAAGCTCTTTGACCCGGCGGAGTCGACCTTTGAACCGACGAGACGCCGCGCGAACGTGGCGAATATCAACACCGTGCCCGGCGTGGAGGTCTTCTGTTTCGACTGCCGCGTGCTGCCGACTGTGCCGCTTGAAGATGTGAAGAAGGTCGTCGAGGCGGAGATCAAAAAGGCACAGGAAAAGTACGGCGTGAAGATAACCTACCGCTTCCCGCAGTATGAGGAGGCTCCGGAGCCGACGGCGGAGGACGCCCCTGTCGTGACGGAGCTGCTGGCCGCGGTGAAAAAGGTCTTCCCGAAGGTCGCGCCGAAGGTCGGCGGCGTCGGCGGCGGCACCTGCGGCGCTTACTTCAGAAGGGCGGGCATCCCCGCCGTCGTCTGGGGGCAGGAATCGGACTGTGCCCACATGCCGAACGAATATACGAAGATCGAGCATCTGCTCAACGAGGCGAAGGTCTTCGCGCTGATGATGCTCGGAAGATAAAAATTTTCCGCGAAGATACAGCGGAGGGGCGCGCCGTCTGGCGGCCCCTCTTTTTTATCGGATGATATTTATATTTGCGATATTATCGATGATCCGGCTGCCGTTCCTTCGTCTCATCTCCATATCGGTGACCGCGACGCAGTTGAGCACGGTCACGCCATCCGCGCCGCCTGCGTCGGAGGGGGCCAGAGCGTAGACGGAGTGGATGATGTAGGGTTTGCCCTTTATCGTCCCCAGATAGAGCATGATGTGTCCCGGCATCTGCACAAGGGTCCCGGCGGGGGAGCCGGCGAGCAGCTTTTCCCTCTCCGCCGCCGTGAGTTTTGCGGCGTCGGTGCGTTCCGCGGGCGTCAGCGCCTGCTGGAGGGAGTTTCGCGGCAGCTCTATGCCGAAGGTGAGGTAGATGTCGCGTATAAAGGCGCTGCAGTCGCGCGAGCCATAGGTGCCGCCCCAGCCGTAGCGTTCTCCGAGCATCTTGAAGGCCTGTCTTATCACGTTGGCCTGTGTATACGGCAGATAGCCGTGCGACAGCTCCGCGCCGAGTGGGATACGTTCGGCGACGGCGCGCAGGGAGCCGTTCACTCCGCGCTCCGGTACCAGCACGCCGCGGCTGAAGGCCGTGGAGACGCCGCCGACAGAGACGGCGCCGTCGGCGGCGGGGAGTTTAGTCCCCATGAAGAACTCCCGGCGTCCGGCTTCGGGCTCCGAGGTTCTGATGTCTGTCGTCACGCGGCTTCCCGTGACCACATAAAAATCACGCGCGGCCAGCTCTTTCAGCGTTTTCTTGTCTGTCAGCGCGACGCCGTCCTTTTTTATCCAGCCCGCGCAGCAGGGGCTTTCGACGAAGAAGTATTCCCCGTCCGCCGATTCGTGCAGCACCGCCAGCGGTTCCCATATCTTGACGGCGCTCTCCACGTTCATATCGAAGAGGATGTCGTCCGCGCCGCTGTAGAGGGGCTCTTCGCAGGGCAGCGTTTTAATGAGGCCGTTTTTTACGGCGACGCCAAAGCGGATCATCTCCGTCTCCTTCACCGCGCCGGTGTCCGCGTTTTCTTCGACCCGCCGCCAGAAGCCCTCGCCGGCCTCCGCCGCGCCTATATACCGCCTGCCCTGGGGCCGTGTGGAGAAGCTTTTCATCTTTTGCAGAATGAGGCTGCGCGGAAGTATCGCGGGATAGGCCAATATATCGGTGCAGTGTGTGCCGGGAGTGTCCTTGATTTTCCGCGAGAGCGCGGCGGTCTCTTCCAATGTGAGTATGGTCTGGCGCGCCCTCTTTGTATGCTCTATCCAGTAGTCGGCGCTCAGCATATTGTCTGTCGCGCCGCAGAAATTTTTCGCGGGCTCCGAGGCGCAGGCCGCCGAGCCGAGCAGAATGAGAATAATTGCCGCGATAAATTTTTTCACATCCGAACCTCCGTTTTTTGCCTAGTATAACATGGTCCCCGCAGTGAAAATCAATAGAGGCGCTTTATGCAAAATATATAAAAAAACATACCATAAAAAGACTATAATAGAGTACAATTAGCGGGCGAAGCGAGCGGCGCGCGGAAGGACGAAAGAGGGACTTTCGTCCGCCGCCTGACGTAATGGTGAAAGGGGCTGACTGCCATGCAAAACAGCGACAATTACTGGTGGTATATAACGATAAGATCCGAGGCCGGGCAGGAGGACAACCTCTTCTCGCTCGCGGATATCTCGGAGAGCATCGGCACGGAGCTGCAGGAGCTTCCCGACGGCAACTCGCGTCTGCGCATGTATTATCGGAGCAACGAGGAGATAGCGTTCTGGAAGGGGCGGCTCCTCGAGGCGATGAAAGAGTTTCCCGGAGTCGAAATTGAGGACTGGGGAAAGATAGAAAACCAGCCGTGGAACGTGGCGGCGGAGGAGGCCTTCCCTCCGCTCCCCGTGGGGCGCGGCCTCGTCGTGCTCGCGCCGTGGCACAAAGGCTCCGAGCCATCGGACCGGACGGCGCTCTATATCAATCCCGGCAGCGCCTTCGGCACCGGATATCACGAAAGCACGCAGATCGTGCTTGAGCTGCTGGAAAAATACATACGTCCCGGCGTCACCACCGCCGACATCGGCACCGGCTCGGGGATACTGACGATCGGCGCGCTCAAGATGGGCGCGGGCCGCGCCTACGCGCGCGACATCGACCCGACGGTCATCGAAGAGGTGCGCAAAAACTTTGAACTCAACGAGCTTGATCTTGAAAAGATCGACCTCGCCACCGGGGATCTTCTGAAAGACTTTGGACATACCGCCGACATCCTCACGGCAAACATTCTGCTGGACCCGCTCACGACGATGGTCGCCGACGTTCCCGCCGTCATCGGAAAAGATGGCGTGGCAATATTCTCCGGCATGCTGGAAAAGGAGAAGCCAGTCTTCCTCAAGGCGCTCGCGGAGGCG is drawn from Cloacibacillus porcorum and contains these coding sequences:
- a CDS encoding SH3 domain-containing protein yields the protein MKKFIAAIILILLGSAACASEPAKNFCGATDNMLSADYWIEHTKRARQTILTLEETAALSRKIKDTPGTHCTDILAYPAILPRSLILQKMKSFSTRPQGRRYIGAAEAGEGFWRRVEENADTGAVKETEMIRFGVAVKNGLIKTLPCEEPLYSGADDILFDMNVESAVKIWEPLAVLHESADGEYFFVESPCCAGWIKKDGVALTDKKTLKELAARDFYVVTGSRVTTDIRTSEPEAGRREFFMGTKLPAADGAVSVGGVSTAFSRGVLVPERGVNGSLRAVAERIPLGAELSHGYLPYTQANVIRQAFKMLGERYGWGGTYGSRDCSAFIRDIYLTFGIELPRNSLQQALTPAERTDAAKLTAAEREKLLAGSPAGTLVQMPGHIMLYLGTIKGKPYIIHSVYALAPSDAGGADGVTVLNCVAVTDMEMRRRNGSRIIDNIANINIIR
- a CDS encoding 50S ribosomal protein L11 methyltransferase gives rise to the protein MQNSDNYWWYITIRSEAGQEDNLFSLADISESIGTELQELPDGNSRLRMYYRSNEEIAFWKGRLLEAMKEFPGVEIEDWGKIENQPWNVAAEEAFPPLPVGRGLVVLAPWHKGSEPSDRTALYINPGSAFGTGYHESTQIVLELLEKYIRPGVTTADIGTGSGILTIGALKMGAGRAYARDIDPTVIEEVRKNFELNELDLEKIDLATGDLLKDFGHTADILTANILLDPLTTMVADVPAVIGKDGVAIFSGMLEKEKPVFLKALAEAKMAPVEELVRGEWWGVAAKAEA